In Carya illinoinensis cultivar Pawnee chromosome 9, C.illinoinensisPawnee_v1, whole genome shotgun sequence, the following are encoded in one genomic region:
- the LOC122277682 gene encoding elongation factor P, translated as MAGMAIFNLPSASSIFFRASPSSSLTATLSLSFKPSVLPMRGLSGKPFRPRFPKIYAFSSNDIKVGSNIEVDGAPWKVLEFLHVKPGKGAAFVRTKMRNYLSGNTVEKTFRAGVTIDEADIFKETKQFTYKDGSQFVFMDLNTYEEIRLNASDVGDKMKYLKEGMDCIMLFWNGKVIDFEVPITVQLTVVDVDPGLKGDTAQGGSKPATLDTGAVVNVPLFVNIGDEILVDTRTGQYMSRA; from the exons ATGGCGGGAATGGCAATCTTCAATCTCCCTTCGGCATCTTCCATCTTCTTCCGTgcatcaccatcatcatcactaaCTGCTACGCTTTCGCTGTCATTCAAGCCGTCAGTTCTCCCAATGCGTGGTCTTTCTGGAAAGCCCTTTCGTCCCAGATTTCCAA AGATTTATGCATTTTCCAGTAACGATATCAAAGTGGGTAGCAACATTGAAGTAGACGGCGCTCCTTGGAAAGTTCTCG AGTTTCTTCATGTAAAACCTGGAAAAGGAGCAGCATTTGTGAGGACCAAGATGCGTAATTATTTATCAGGAAACACAGTTGAGAAAACTTTTCGGGCAGGGGTTACG ATTGATGAGGCAGAcatattcaaagaaactaagcaATTCACATACAAAGATGGCTCCCAGTTTGTCTTCATGGACCTG AATACATATGAAGAAATTCGTCTTAATGCATCAGATGTCGGGGATAAGATGAAGTACCTGAAAGAGGGAATGGACTGCATTATGCTCTTTTGGAATGGAAAA GTTATTGATTTTGAAGTGCCCATTACAGTTCAGTTGACTGTGGTTGATGTTGATCCTGGACTTAAAGGTGACACAGCTCAAG GTGGATCTAAGCCAGCGACTCTTGACACTGGTGCTGTTGTCAATGTTCCATTGTTTGTAAATATAGGTGATGAAATACTGGTGGATACAAGAACGGGGCAGTACATGAGTCGTGCATAA
- the LOC122275540 gene encoding uncharacterized protein LOC122275540 isoform X1 yields the protein MQLSSKISPLKKRARASKREEKRRQHSLFPTIKKNKVSLGSKILTLYHFFNGSGFNNDLQHWGWNSNLYDLIMQRRWWPYVDTLLGWRLLISYLNYRQLGLLKLSSNHVSKPKLKKKIFEAVEMAQKSQAMDHIVLRKFGDEQSTLLDRFERLSFEVQLNQAILGRSFSEPSVARFQAPLFGQGPAPPPPPLRQAQRGRRGSAFHKVLKKFLKPILGRKSRGGMSEVQLPDPRNPRSWKAFSRSLRA from the exons ATGCAACTTTCGTCCAAAATAAGCCCTCTTAAAAAGAGAGCAAGAGCAtcaaaaagagaagagaagagaaggcaACATAGTCTATTTCCTACAATAAAGAAGAATAAAGTGTCATTGGGTTCTAAGATCTTAACCCTTTACCACTTCTTTAATGGCTCCGGCTTCAACAACGATCTGCAGCATTGGGGTTGGAATTCTAATTTGTATGATTTAATTATGCAAAGGAG GTGGTGGCCTTATGTTGATACTTTGCTTGGATGGAGACTCCTCATCTCGTATCTTAATTATCGCCAGCTTGGACTTCTCAAACTCAGCTCAAATCATGTTTCCAAGCCAAAACTGAAAAAGAAGATATTTGAGGCGGTGGAAATGGCTCAGAAATCGCAAGCAATGGACCATATAGTTCTTAGGAAGTTTGGAGATGAGCAGAGCACGCTGTTGGACCGGTTTGAAAGACTGTCTTTTGAGGTGCAGCTGAACCAAGCCATACTGGGGAGGAGCTTTTCAGAGCCAAGTGTGGCTCGGTTCCAAGCACCACTGTTTGGTCAGGGCCCGGCTCCACCACCACCTCCGCTGAGGCAGGCGCAACGAGGGCGTCGTGGATCGGCTTTCCACAAGGTCCTGAAGAAGTTTCTCAAGCCTATTCTTGGTAGAAAGAGTCGTGGTGGAATGAGTGAAGTCCAACTACCAGATCCAAGAAATCCCAGGTCATGGAAAGCTTTCAGCAGATCACTCCGGGCTTAA
- the LOC122275540 gene encoding uncharacterized protein LOC122275540 isoform X2 produces MQLSSKISPLKKRARASKREEKRRQHSLFPTIKKNKVSLGSKILTLYHFFNGSGFNNDLQHWGWNSNLWWPYVDTLLGWRLLISYLNYRQLGLLKLSSNHVSKPKLKKKIFEAVEMAQKSQAMDHIVLRKFGDEQSTLLDRFERLSFEVQLNQAILGRSFSEPSVARFQAPLFGQGPAPPPPPLRQAQRGRRGSAFHKVLKKFLKPILGRKSRGGMSEVQLPDPRNPRSWKAFSRSLRA; encoded by the exons ATGCAACTTTCGTCCAAAATAAGCCCTCTTAAAAAGAGAGCAAGAGCAtcaaaaagagaagagaagagaaggcaACATAGTCTATTTCCTACAATAAAGAAGAATAAAGTGTCATTGGGTTCTAAGATCTTAACCCTTTACCACTTCTTTAATGGCTCCGGCTTCAACAACGATCTGCAGCATTGGGGTTGGAATTCTAATTT GTGGTGGCCTTATGTTGATACTTTGCTTGGATGGAGACTCCTCATCTCGTATCTTAATTATCGCCAGCTTGGACTTCTCAAACTCAGCTCAAATCATGTTTCCAAGCCAAAACTGAAAAAGAAGATATTTGAGGCGGTGGAAATGGCTCAGAAATCGCAAGCAATGGACCATATAGTTCTTAGGAAGTTTGGAGATGAGCAGAGCACGCTGTTGGACCGGTTTGAAAGACTGTCTTTTGAGGTGCAGCTGAACCAAGCCATACTGGGGAGGAGCTTTTCAGAGCCAAGTGTGGCTCGGTTCCAAGCACCACTGTTTGGTCAGGGCCCGGCTCCACCACCACCTCCGCTGAGGCAGGCGCAACGAGGGCGTCGTGGATCGGCTTTCCACAAGGTCCTGAAGAAGTTTCTCAAGCCTATTCTTGGTAGAAAGAGTCGTGGTGGAATGAGTGAAGTCCAACTACCAGATCCAAGAAATCCCAGGTCATGGAAAGCTTTCAGCAGATCACTCCGGGCTTAA
- the LOC122275540 gene encoding uncharacterized protein LOC122275540 isoform X3, with protein MAPASTTICSIGFPCRWWPYVDTLLGWRLLISYLNYRQLGLLKLSSNHVSKPKLKKKIFEAVEMAQKSQAMDHIVLRKFGDEQSTLLDRFERLSFEVQLNQAILGRSFSEPSVARFQAPLFGQGPAPPPPPLRQAQRGRRGSAFHKVLKKFLKPILGRKSRGGMSEVQLPDPRNPRSWKAFSRSLRA; from the exons ATGGCTCCGGCTTCAACAACGATCTGCAGCATTGGG TTTCCTTGCAGGTGGTGGCCTTATGTTGATACTTTGCTTGGATGGAGACTCCTCATCTCGTATCTTAATTATCGCCAGCTTGGACTTCTCAAACTCAGCTCAAATCATGTTTCCAAGCCAAAACTGAAAAAGAAGATATTTGAGGCGGTGGAAATGGCTCAGAAATCGCAAGCAATGGACCATATAGTTCTTAGGAAGTTTGGAGATGAGCAGAGCACGCTGTTGGACCGGTTTGAAAGACTGTCTTTTGAGGTGCAGCTGAACCAAGCCATACTGGGGAGGAGCTTTTCAGAGCCAAGTGTGGCTCGGTTCCAAGCACCACTGTTTGGTCAGGGCCCGGCTCCACCACCACCTCCGCTGAGGCAGGCGCAACGAGGGCGTCGTGGATCGGCTTTCCACAAGGTCCTGAAGAAGTTTCTCAAGCCTATTCTTGGTAGAAAGAGTCGTGGTGGAATGAGTGAAGTCCAACTACCAGATCCAAGAAATCCCAGGTCATGGAAAGCTTTCAGCAGATCACTCCGGGCTTAA